Genomic DNA from Pigmentiphaga litoralis:
TACGCCTGTGAATTGAAGTTCGACGGCCTGGCGATCAGCCTGCGCTACGAAAACGGCGTGTTGACCCAGGCCGTCACGCGCGGCGACGGGCAGACGGGCGAAGACGTCACCGCCAACATCCGCACCGTGCGCGCGATCCCGACCCGGCTGCGTGCCAAGACAGCGCACGGCAAGGCGCCGGCAGTACTGGAAGTGCGCGGCGAAGTGCTGCTGTTTCGCGCCGACTTCGACAAGATCAACGATGCGCAGCGGGCCGCGGGCGACAAGGTGTTCATCAATCCGCGCAATGCCGCCGCGGGCAGCTTGCGGCAGCTGGATTCACGGATCACGGCCAAGCGGCCGCTGCGCTTTTTTGCGTATGGCTGGGGCGAGATCGTTGGCGAATCACCGGCCGGGTCAGGCGACCAGGCCAGTTCGGTTGCGGCGCCCGTGGCGGGAGCAGGTGCATCAGCCCCCGCCACGCCGCACGACACCCACACCGCCATGCTCGACTGGCTGCGCGACCTGGGCTTGCCGGTAGGCCAATACCGCGCGCAGGTCCAGGGCGCCGAAGGCCTGCTGCGCTTCTACGAGGCTGCACAGACCCACCGGCCCAACCTGCCGTATGACATTGATGGCGTGGTCTACAAGGTTGACGCCCTGGCCTCGCAGCGCACGCTGGGCTTTGTGTCCCGCGCGCCGCGCTTTGCGATCGCCCACAAGTTCCCGGCGGAAGAAGCCACGACGGAATTGCTGGATATCGAAGTGCAGGTGGGACGCACCGGGGCCATCACGCCCGTGGCGCGCCTCAAGCCTGTGTTCGTCGGCGGCGTGACGGTCACCAATGCGACCCTGCACAACGAAGACGAAATCGCCCGCAAGGACGTGCGCATCGGCGACACCGTGGTCGTGCGCCGCGCCGGTGACGTGATCCCCGAAGTGGTCATGCCTATTTTGGAAAAGCGCCCGTCGACGGCGCTCCAGTTCGTGATGCCGACGGCGTGCCCGGTGTGCGGGTCGGCCATTGAACGGCTGGAAGGCGAAACGATTTCGCGCTGCACCGGCGGCCTGTTCTGCGCCGCGCAGCGCAAGCAGGCGGTGGCGCACGCCGCCAGCCGCCGCGCGCTCGACATTGATGGCTTGGGCGACAAGCTGGTCGACCAGCTGGTGGAAAGCGGCCGCGTGCATACGCTGGCCGACCTCTACACCCTGACGGTGGAAGAACTGTCGGGCATGGACCGCCTGGGCGACAAATCGGCCACCAATCTGGTCAACGCCATTGCCGCCACCCGCCATCCGCAGTTGGGCCGTTTCCTGTTCGCGCTGGGCAT
This window encodes:
- the ligA gene encoding NAD-dependent DNA ligase LigA, producing the protein MTDLTSKLDRENLAAERIAALREELAEHNHRYYVLDAPIVTDAEYDKLFGELVALETEFPLLVTAESPTQRVGGAPLPAFGSVRHAVPMLSLNNAFEDDDIVAFDKRVRDTLKAGDTPVTYACELKFDGLAISLRYENGVLTQAVTRGDGQTGEDVTANIRTVRAIPTRLRAKTAHGKAPAVLEVRGEVLLFRADFDKINDAQRAAGDKVFINPRNAAAGSLRQLDSRITAKRPLRFFAYGWGEIVGESPAGSGDQASSVAAPVAGAGASAPATPHDTHTAMLDWLRDLGLPVGQYRAQVQGAEGLLRFYEAAQTHRPNLPYDIDGVVYKVDALASQRTLGFVSRAPRFAIAHKFPAEEATTELLDIEVQVGRTGAITPVARLKPVFVGGVTVTNATLHNEDEIARKDVRIGDTVVVRRAGDVIPEVVMPILEKRPSTALQFVMPTACPVCGSAIERLEGETISRCTGGLFCAAQRKQAVAHAASRRALDIDGLGDKLVDQLVESGRVHTLADLYTLTVEELSGMDRLGDKSATNLVNAIAATRHPQLGRFLFALGIRHVGESTARDLARHFGTLDAVIKASESDFLAVNDVGPVVAESLARFFAEEHNREVIDALRRNGVEPGTETVVDRMAGTLADKIFVLTGTLPTLSRDEAAEMIMAAGGKVTGSVSKKTHYVVAGEDAGSKLVKAQDLGITVIDEDGLRDLLAGNPE